The DNA window GAAACGCGCTCGGCGCTGGCGATGTCGGCGGCCGTGCGGCCGGGTCCGTCCGGGCTGACCGCGACGAAGGTCGACGGCGGGTACACCTTCGACGGCGAAGTGCCGTGGATCAGCGGGTGGGGTCTGACCGACGTGCTGTTCACCGCGGCGAGGGATGCCGACGACGTGCTGGTGTGGGCCTTGCTGGACGCGAAGGAAGCGGAGACGCTGCGCGTGCGCAGGGCCGAGCTGACCGCGGTCAACGCTAGCCGCACCGTCACGGCCGGCTTCGACGGCCACTTCGTCCCGGAAGAGCGGGTGACCGGGCTCGTCCCGCTCGAGGTCTGGCGCGAACGCGATCCGAACACGTTGCGCTTCAACGGTTCCCTCGCACTCGGCATCACGGCCCGGTGCTGCGGGCTGCTCGGGGAGAGCCCGCTCGACGAGGAGTTGGTCACGCGGCGCCGCGACCTCGACGAGGCCGCGCCGGAGGACGTGCCTGCGGCGAGGGCGGCCGCCGCCGAACTCGCCTACCGCGCGGCGGGCGCGCTGACCGTGGCCACCGGCAGCTCGTCGGTCTACCTGGCCAGCCACGCGCAACGGCTCGTGCGGGAAGCCGCCTTCCTGCTGGTGTTCGGCAGCAGGAAGGCGATCAAGGACGACCTGCTCGACCGGCTTCGGCGCCGGTGAGCGTTCCTCAGCCCGCGAGCAGTTCGTCGACGTACGCCGTGAGTTCGGCGGGGGTGGGGCGTTCGAAGACCTCCTCGATCGGCACGGTGACCCCGAATTCGAGCCCGGCCCAATGCGCCACCGCGGCCGCGGTCATCGAGTCGCCCTCCAGATCGTCGAAGAAGTCGGTCTCCGCGGTCACCGGCTTCTTGAACACCTCCGACCACACGTCGATCATCTTGCGCTGGCGTTCCATGGTTCCTCCCGCTGCCGGACTCATCGAAAAGACGAATGAGGATACGTGATGCGTTACCCGAGATCGTTGTATCGAGTATTCGAGCGGGTTCGCAAGCCCGCCGGCGCAAGGGTTTGGCCGGGCAGCTTCGCCGACCGGATGACGAGCGGCGTGCCGACGAACGCCGAAGTCCGGCGGTTGTGGCGAGAGCTGGGCACCAGGGCGCCGGATCGGCACTGCCCCGATCTCATTCCGACCGAGGCGAACGCGGCGGTGCCCGCGACCGGTCCGGGCGAGGTGGCGGTCACCTGGGTCGGGCATTCGACCTGCGTGCTGCGAATCGGCGGGCTGGTCGTGCTGACCGATCCGGTGTTCTCCCGCAAGATCCCCGGCCTGAGCCCGCGCCTGACCCGGCCTGGGGTGGCCTTCGAGGACCTGCCGCCGGTGGACGCGGTGGTGATCAGCCACAACCACTTCGACCACCTCGACGCGCCCACCATCCGGCGCCTGCCGCGCACCACCACGCTGCTGGTGCCGGGCGGGCTCGGCTGGTGGTTCCGCCGCCTCGGTTTCCGGGATGTGGTGGAGTTCGACTGGTGGGAGTCGCTCGAGCTCGGCCGGACGCGGTTCACGTTCACCCCGACGCACCACTGGAGCCGCCGGACGTTGTTCGACACCAACCGGAGCCTTTGGGGCGGCTGGGTCATGTCCACCGGTGAGCCGGGCGGCACGGTCTTCTTCGGCGGGGACTCCGCCTACGGCCCGATCTTCACCGAGATCGGTGAGCGCTGTCCGGACATCGGCCTGGCGATGCTCCCGGTCGGCGCCTTCCTGCCGCGGTGGTTCATGCGGCAGTCGCACATGGACCCCGCGGAGTCGGTGCGGGCGTGCCGTGATCTCGGCGCGACGCACTTCCTGCCGATCCACTGGGGAACTTTCATGCAGTCCGCCGAACCGCTGCTGTCCCCGCTGCACGACGCGCGGCGGGCGTGGCTCAAGGCGAAGCTGCCGCCGGAGCGGTTCCTCGGATTGCCGGTGGGTGGCAGCCACGTCCTCGGCGGATCCGCCGAACCTGCCGATCACGACCCCGCCGCCGAAGTGGGCTCGCGCGTGCCCCGAAGGTGACCTTCGGGGCGCTAGATGCCCTGAAAGCCACCTTCGGGGTACCAGGAAGATCCCCGCCGAGGCAGCAGAAGCCCCCTACCAGAGCGAAGTTCGCGGCACCGGAGTCGCTGAAGGCCGCCCCATGACATCTATAGGAGCATCCTTCGGGGCACGGGGCACGGGGCACGGGGCACGGGGCACGGGGCACGGGGCACGGGGCACGGGGCACGGGTCCGCGGTCGTCGAGGCCGCGAGGGGTGGAATCGCGGCGTTCAGTGCCCCGAAGGTGGCCTTCGGGACCACGGCGGGTACCGAACCGCACCCACCGCTCACTTCGCGAGACCACCGCGATCCGTGGAGGCGCGATGGCGGTATGCCGTGATGGCCACCATGACGGCATTGAGTGCCGCTTGGGTGACCAGGGGAGTTCCGCCGCCCCGCGAGCAAGCCCGCCCCCGTGAGCACGGTCCATATCGGACGGTTCCCCCTACGAAACTCGACGGTGTCGGTTGAAGAACGACCGGCTCGACAGGGCCGCGCGGTGGGGGAGCAGCAGCGGGATCCGGTCGCCGGTGCGCTGGCGCCACACGAAGAAGTCCGCGCCGCGGTCGCCGAGCTTGCCCGGCATGAACTTCGGCTGGTTCACCGTGACGTAGGCGAGTTCGGTGTATTCGGACGCGCGGTGCAGGATGAGATCGCGCAGGATCCGCCCGCCCGCGTGGCTCGCCGCGATTCCCGCGCCGGTGTAGCCGTGTCCGTAGAGCAGGCCGGAGCTGGTGCGGCCGAACTGCGGGATGAAGCTGTGGCTCCAGCCGATGCAGGCGCCGTTCGCGTGGCTCATCCGCACGTCGCGCCAGTCGGGGAAGAACTCGTCGAACGCCTGCCTCAGCTCCCGGTACGCCTCGGCGTTCCGCACGTGGTCCGGAGCCATGTCCCGGCTGGGGCGGTAGTACCACCGCCCGCCCGTCCAGATCACGCGGTTGTCCGGGGTGAGGCGGGTGGTGAAGAAGAACGACCGCATGTTCGACACCGGTTCGCGGCCTGGCCACGGCACCCTGGCGAGCTGGTCCTCGGTCAGCGGTTCGCTGACCAGCAGGTGGTTCCAGACCGGCATGACCCGGTCGGTCATCTCCGGAAACGTGTGCTGCCAAGCGTTCGTCGCCAGCACGACCTCCCGCGCGGTGACCACGCCGTGCGGGGTCGTGACCTGGAACCGGCCGTCGATCTTGCGGATCTCGGTCGCGGGCGTCTGCTCGTGGATGACCGTGCCCTGCGCTCTGACCACACCGGCGAGGCCCTGCACCAGCTTGTGCGGGTTGACCACGGCACCGAACGCGGTCATGCCGCCGAGCACGGTGGGCGAGCCGATCCGCTCCCGCGCTTCTTCGGCGTCGTAGACGGTCATCGAGCCGTCCATGCCGAGCTTTCTGGCCCGGTTGACCTGCAACTGCAGGCGCGCCAACTGCTTGGTGTCGGTGACGACCTGGAGCACGCCGGTGCGCTCGTACTCCGCGTCGATCCCGTTCTTGCGGCAGAAGCGGCCGATCTCGAGCATCGACTTCGCCACCGCCTTGTACACCCCGGCGGCCTTGGTCGTGCCGTAGTACCAGAGCAGGCGCCGCAACACCTTGGCACCCGCGAGCGTGACGAAACCGCCGCCGTGCACCGAAGCGCCGAGCCCCACCGTCCCGGCTTCGACGATGCGCACGTCCATCGACGGCTCGGCTTCCTTGAGGGCGTGCGCCGTCCAGAGCCCGGTGGCGCCGCCGCCGACGATGCACACGTCGCAGGTGGCGTCGCCGTCGAGCGGAGGCCCCGGAACCACGGGCGCGAGGGTCTCCTGCCAGTAGGGCGTGGTGCTCATTCCGTCCACTGCCGTGCCTTCCGTGCTCTTCTCGCCGCGGCGAACTCGTCCCGTTTCGTGGCGCGCCAGCGCTGGCGCATCCGGTCCATGAAGAACTCGGCGTTGACCCAGTAGAACTCCAGCCAGATGTTGTCCGGGTCGCGGAGCCAGATCCCGTAGCCCGCTTCGAGGAACAACTCCTTGACCCCGGAATGTGTCACGCCGGCGCCGTCGAGGTGCTCGGCCCACTCGTCGAGGTCCGCGCGCGCCGGCACGTGGTAGCCGAGATGGTGCAGCCCGACCCGGTGCTCGTCGAACGGTTCGGTACTCGGGTTCCGCGCCGCACCGAGCACGATCGACGCGAGCGAGTTTTCGTGCAACAGGGTGTGGAACCGGAAGCCGGACTCCTCGGGCTCCGCTTCGCGCACGACGGTGAACCCGAGCGCGCGGCAGTACCATTCCGTACTCCGCGCGAGATCCCGCACGGTCAGGTTGACGTGAGTGGCGCCGTTCAGCTTCGGCATGGGCGGGTCATCCCTCCGGTGTCGCGTCGGCGGCCAGCTCCCGCCGGTCCACCTTGCCGACCGCGGTGTGCGGCAGCGACGAGACGACGCGCAGCCGGTCGGGGTGCTTGAACTCGGCGATACCGCGCCCGGTGAGGAAAGCGCGAAGATCGTCGAGCGTCGGCGGGTCGCCTTCGGGAACCACGACCGCGCAGGTCTTTTCGCCGAACGCGGTGTCGGGCACCGGCACCACCGCGACCGCGCGCACCGCGGGATGGGCCGCCAGTTCGCCCTCCAGCTCGTCACCGGAGATCTTTTCCCCGCCCCGGTTGATGGTGTGCTTGACCCTGCCGGTCGCGGTGATCGCGCCGTCCGGTGCGCGCCGCACCAGGTCGCCGGTGCGAAGGAAACCGTTGGTGGTGAACACTTCGGCGTTGTGCTCGGGCACGTCGTAGTAGCCGCGCAGGACGCACGGGCCACGCACGAGGAGCTGGCCCACTTCGCCGTCGGGTACCGGGTGGCCGTCGTCGTCCACGATCCGGATCTCGTCGTCGGGCGACATCGCGGTGCCCTGGCTCGTGGCGGCGCGCTCGGGCGGATCGTCGAGCCGGGTGAACGCGAGGAAGCCTTCCGCCATGCCGAACCAGTGCGTGAGCGTGGCACCGAGTTCCGCGCGGACCCGCTCGGCGGTCTCCGGTGACAGCATCGCGCCGCCGACCTCGATCACCAGCCCGCTGGTGTCCACATCGAACAGTGACGCGGTGTCCAGCCACAGGGTCAGCACGGCGGGCATCACCGTGGTCAGGTCCGGTTTCTCGGCCGCGATGAGCGGGAACACCTCGTCCGGGCTGGGGCTTCCGGCCAGTACGACCGTGCCGCCCGCCCGGAGGGCGCCGAGCACCCCCGGGCAGCCCAGCGCGGCGTTGTGTCCGGCGGGGAGCACCGCGAGGTACGTGCTCGTGGCGTCGAAGCGCATCGCCTCGGCGGTGGCGCGCAGCTGGTAGGCGTAGTCGTCGTGGGTGCGTGGGATGAGTTTCGGCTTTCCCGTGGTACCACCGGAAAGCAGGAAGAAGGCGACCTCGTCCGCCTGCGGTTCGGGCAGTTTTCGCGGTGGCGCCGACACGTCGGCCAGCGCGGTGAACTCTCCCGCTTTCCCGGAGATGAGCACGTGCCGCAGACCGGGCGACTCGGCCACCACCTCGGCGGCGAGCGCGCGGTGGTCGTACCCGCGGTGGACGTCCGGTGCGATCAGCGCGACCGCGCCGCTGGCCCGCACGAGGTAGCTCAGCTCGGCGCGGCGGTGCGCGACCAGGCCGAGCACCGGGATGGCGCCGAGGCGGAACAGCGCCACGCAGACCACGACGAAGTCGAGGTCGTTGGGCAGGGCCACCACCACCCGCTGGCCCGGTTCGAGGCCGAGATCGGCGAGCCCGGCGGCCAGCCGGTCGGCGCGCTCGTCCAGTTCGCCGTAGGAGTGGCGGCCGGTGGCGGTCACCACCGCCGTGCGCGCCGGATCGCCCGCCGCGGGCCCCCGCAGCAGGTCGCCAAGCACCTCGCCACGCCAGTGGCCCGCTTTCCGATACCGCGTGGCCAGGTCCTCGGGCCACGGCACACACCCGGTCAACACCCGGCAGAACGTAATGACTATCTAGGGTTTGCGCAAGGGTTCCTGTGCTCGTATCGCGACGGAGATCTCGTTGTCAGAGCCGCAATCCGGCCGCCGCTATGGTGTGCGGGGCGGATCGCGGTTATGGTTCC is part of the Amycolatopsis sp. CA-230715 genome and encodes:
- a CDS encoding acyl-CoA dehydrogenase family protein translates to MNATNGAPSKAVRRAGELAEEVFHPAALEVDRADRVPASHLDLLADEGFYGLAGPPELSPMAAEEMTDAFRIVEVLAGACLTTAFVWAQHHNAVMAATHSERPGIRETWLPRLCSGETRSALAMSAAVRPGPSGLTATKVDGGYTFDGEVPWISGWGLTDVLFTAARDADDVLVWALLDAKEAETLRVRRAELTAVNASRTVTAGFDGHFVPEERVTGLVPLEVWRERDPNTLRFNGSLALGITARCCGLLGESPLDEELVTRRRDLDEAAPEDVPAARAAAAELAYRAAGALTVATGSSSVYLASHAQRLVREAAFLLVFGSRKAIKDDLLDRLRRR
- a CDS encoding MBL fold metallo-hydrolase, which gives rise to MRYPRSLYRVFERVRKPAGARVWPGSFADRMTSGVPTNAEVRRLWRELGTRAPDRHCPDLIPTEANAAVPATGPGEVAVTWVGHSTCVLRIGGLVVLTDPVFSRKIPGLSPRLTRPGVAFEDLPPVDAVVISHNHFDHLDAPTIRRLPRTTTLLVPGGLGWWFRRLGFRDVVEFDWWESLELGRTRFTFTPTHHWSRRTLFDTNRSLWGGWVMSTGEPGGTVFFGGDSAYGPIFTEIGERCPDIGLAMLPVGAFLPRWFMRQSHMDPAESVRACRDLGATHFLPIHWGTFMQSAEPLLSPLHDARRAWLKAKLPPERFLGLPVGGSHVLGGSAEPADHDPAAEVGSRVPRR
- a CDS encoding NAD(P)/FAD-dependent oxidoreductase; translation: MSTTPYWQETLAPVVPGPPLDGDATCDVCIVGGGATGLWTAHALKEAEPSMDVRIVEAGTVGLGASVHGGGFVTLAGAKVLRRLLWYYGTTKAAGVYKAVAKSMLEIGRFCRKNGIDAEYERTGVLQVVTDTKQLARLQLQVNRARKLGMDGSMTVYDAEEARERIGSPTVLGGMTAFGAVVNPHKLVQGLAGVVRAQGTVIHEQTPATEIRKIDGRFQVTTPHGVVTAREVVLATNAWQHTFPEMTDRVMPVWNHLLVSEPLTEDQLARVPWPGREPVSNMRSFFFTTRLTPDNRVIWTGGRWYYRPSRDMAPDHVRNAEAYRELRQAFDEFFPDWRDVRMSHANGACIGWSHSFIPQFGRTSSGLLYGHGYTGAGIAASHAGGRILRDLILHRASEYTELAYVTVNQPKFMPGKLGDRGADFFVWRQRTGDRIPLLLPHRAALSSRSFFNRHRRVS
- a CDS encoding acyl carrier protein, which codes for MERQRKMIDVWSEVFKKPVTAETDFFDDLEGDSMTAAAVAHWAGLEFGVTVPIEEVFERPTPAELTAYVDELLAG
- a CDS encoding VOC family protein, which translates into the protein MPKLNGATHVNLTVRDLARSTEWYCRALGFTVVREAEPEESGFRFHTLLHENSLASIVLGAARNPSTEPFDEHRVGLHHLGYHVPARADLDEWAEHLDGAGVTHSGVKELFLEAGYGIWLRDPDNIWLEFYWVNAEFFMDRMRQRWRATKRDEFAAARRARKARQWTE
- a CDS encoding (2,3-dihydroxybenzoyl)adenylate synthase; this encodes MLTGCVPWPEDLATRYRKAGHWRGEVLGDLLRGPAAGDPARTAVVTATGRHSYGELDERADRLAAGLADLGLEPGQRVVVALPNDLDFVVVCVALFRLGAIPVLGLVAHRRAELSYLVRASGAVALIAPDVHRGYDHRALAAEVVAESPGLRHVLISGKAGEFTALADVSAPPRKLPEPQADEVAFFLLSGGTTGKPKLIPRTHDDYAYQLRATAEAMRFDATSTYLAVLPAGHNAALGCPGVLGALRAGGTVVLAGSPSPDEVFPLIAAEKPDLTTVMPAVLTLWLDTASLFDVDTSGLVIEVGGAMLSPETAERVRAELGATLTHWFGMAEGFLAFTRLDDPPERAATSQGTAMSPDDEIRIVDDDGHPVPDGEVGQLLVRGPCVLRGYYDVPEHNAEVFTTNGFLRTGDLVRRAPDGAITATGRVKHTINRGGEKISGDELEGELAAHPAVRAVAVVPVPDTAFGEKTCAVVVPEGDPPTLDDLRAFLTGRGIAEFKHPDRLRVVSSLPHTAVGKVDRRELAADATPEG